GCCCCTGCGAAAATCATCGTCATCCATCGCCGGCAAATCATCGTGAACCAGCGAATAAGTATGCACCATTTCTATCGCTGCCGCGGCATTTAAGGCATCGTCATTTTCACTGCCCCAGATAAGTTCGCAGCACCAAAGCACAACGGCAGCCCTTACCCTTTTGCCCGGCGCGGCGAGCACATAGCCTATCGCATCGGCAAGCCTTTCCGGAATGCCCGACCATTGCCCAAGCAGGGTTTTAATTCTACCGTTTACAACCTCAGCTTTTTGGGCCAAGGCCTTTTTTATGTCGACCTTTTGCATCTTAAATCAATATAAACCGTCTTATTATAGCGTTTTTCTGCGAATTTGTTATTATACAATCCTTTAAGGTTTGGATACAGCCAAAATATATGGGTAAAAACAGGATATTAATTCTGGGCGTAACGGCAGGCGGCAAAGGAAAACTGGCCTTTGAGCTGGCTAAAAAGATTGATGCTGAAATTATCAGTATCGACTCGATGAAGGTCTATCGCAGAATGGACATAGGCACCGCAAAACCATCAAAAGAAGCCCAAAAACAGATAAAATATCACTTAATAGACATCGTCGAACCGTGCGAATCCTTCAGTGTGGACTCTTTTCTGTCCCTGACGGAGCAGGCCATAAAAGATATCGAATCAAAAGGCAAATCAGTTGTCGCGGTCGGCGGCACAGCGATGTATGTCAAGGCGCTTCTGCACGGCATTTTTGACGGTCCGGGGACAGACGAAAATATCCGCCTGAAATTGAAAGAACAAATCGCACAGCTCGGCCTTGCAGAGCTTCATAAAAAACTTGCGATTATTGACCATGAAGCCGCCAAAAGAATCCATCCAAACGATGAAAAAAGAATCATAAGGGCGTTAGAGGTTTATGAGCTTACGGGAAAACCTATTTCGAGCTTTCAGCAGCAGTTTTCCGCCGAGCCGAAAGACGACTGGCTCGTTTTAGGCTTGCAAAGAGATAAGGCCGACGCGTCAGGAAGAATTAACGCAAGGGTAAAAAAAATGATTGAGCTTGGCCTTGTCGACGAGGTAAAAGCATTGCTCGCCGAAG
The sequence above is drawn from the Phycisphaerae bacterium genome and encodes:
- the miaA gene encoding tRNA (adenosine(37)-N6)-dimethylallyltransferase MiaA, with translation MGKNRILILGVTAGGKGKLAFELAKKIDAEIISIDSMKVYRRMDIGTAKPSKEAQKQIKYHLIDIVEPCESFSVDSFLSLTEQAIKDIESKGKSVVAVGGTAMYVKALLHGIFDGPGTDENIRLKLKEQIAQLGLAELHKKLAIIDHEAAKRIHPNDEKRIIRALEVYELTGKPISSFQQQFSAEPKDDWLVLGLQRDKADASGRINARVKKMIELGLVDEVKALLAEEKPLSMQARCAIGYAEIINYLEGKETLDKSIEQIKINTRRFAKAQRTWFKTFRFVNWLDVQENDMVEQVLEHALPYLK